A genomic region of Christiangramia sp. OXR-203 contains the following coding sequences:
- a CDS encoding glycosyltransferase gives MKVLQVIDTLDAGGAERMAVNCANALAGKIEASHICCTRREGLLRNEIKAEVRFLFLNKRSSLDLWAFRKLLKYVKKHQISIVHAHSTSIFLCTLLKIYLGSKIRLIWHDHYGKSEFLENRPKTILKLLSGYIDGVIAVNQKLAEWSKIHLECSHIQVIRNFILPKTRKPRGFTLLKGSTTDFKFICVANLRPQKDQISLIEAFEKLDLGNVSLHLLGKNFQDDYSVRVLQKIENSELKDAIFYYGSQVDVDAYLNEADVGILSSISEGLPLALLEYGLAGLPAVYTNVGQCAEVMGDHGIQVPSNNLAALSAAMRAMYMDPDLKQKALSFRDHIELEYSASKNVTEIIDFYQSS, from the coding sequence ATGAAAGTTTTACAGGTGATCGATACGCTGGATGCGGGTGGTGCAGAACGAATGGCCGTAAACTGTGCAAATGCGCTTGCTGGTAAAATTGAGGCTTCACATATTTGCTGTACGCGCAGAGAAGGACTTCTTCGCAATGAAATCAAAGCTGAGGTTAGATTTCTCTTCCTGAACAAAAGATCAAGTCTTGATCTCTGGGCTTTCAGAAAATTACTGAAATATGTCAAAAAACATCAAATAAGTATTGTTCATGCTCATAGCACATCTATTTTTCTCTGTACTCTACTTAAAATTTATCTGGGTAGCAAAATCCGATTAATCTGGCATGATCACTACGGTAAAAGTGAGTTCCTTGAAAATAGGCCGAAAACAATTTTAAAGTTATTGTCTGGTTATATAGATGGGGTGATCGCTGTAAATCAAAAACTGGCAGAATGGTCGAAAATTCACCTTGAGTGTTCTCACATTCAGGTAATTCGAAATTTTATTCTTCCGAAGACCAGGAAACCCCGAGGTTTTACATTACTCAAAGGTTCAACAACCGACTTTAAATTTATTTGCGTGGCGAATCTTCGTCCACAAAAAGATCAGATCTCTCTTATTGAGGCATTTGAAAAACTGGACTTGGGGAATGTAAGTCTGCATCTTTTAGGTAAAAACTTTCAGGACGATTACAGCGTGCGGGTTCTCCAAAAAATCGAAAATTCCGAGCTTAAGGATGCTATATTTTACTACGGAAGTCAGGTAGATGTCGATGCTTATCTTAATGAGGCCGACGTGGGAATTCTCTCCTCCATTTCTGAAGGATTACCCCTTGCTTTACTCGAATATGGTTTAGCCGGTTTACCTGCTGTTTATACCAATGTAGGGCAATGTGCCGAAGTAATGGGAGACCATGGAATCCAGGTGCCATCCAACAACCTTGCTGCATTATCTGCGGCAATGAGAGCGATGTATATGGACCCAGATTTGAAGCAGAAAGCCCTATCTTTTCGCGATCATATCGAACTAGAGTATTCCGCTTCCAAGAATGTGACGGAAATTATCGATTTTTACCAAAGTTCTTAA
- a CDS encoding glycosyltransferase family 4 protein, whose product MKFAIITYIEHAVYNGKFYSYEPYISEMNIWLNGVDEFMVLAPKINRKPLVGETAYIKDPVFAEVPALSFKGLTNILLSIFRTPLILIKIYRICLEADHIHLRCPGNISFLGCIIQIFFPKKQKTVKYAGNWDPESDQPLSYRLQKWILNNRFLSRNIKVLVYGKWKNQSDNIIPFFTASFSEEEISPVNKEFDKSLKFMFVGSLSEGKRPLIAIKLVEALISQGVDASLKLYGNGVLLEELEDYIKNSTFSEAISIVGFRNKKELKQRYRESNFLVLPSKSEGWPKALAEAMFFGCIPVATNVSCVSWMMGEGERGVVIPADPDHAKKIILDKLENRNALKAISKNAQKWSQQYTLERFETEIRKFL is encoded by the coding sequence ATGAAATTTGCGATCATTACCTATATTGAACACGCTGTATATAATGGGAAATTTTATTCGTATGAACCTTATATAAGTGAAATGAATATTTGGTTAAATGGGGTTGATGAATTTATGGTTCTGGCTCCAAAAATTAATCGCAAACCATTAGTTGGTGAGACCGCTTACATTAAAGATCCTGTGTTTGCTGAGGTACCTGCACTCAGTTTTAAAGGATTAACCAATATTCTATTATCAATTTTCCGGACTCCATTAATTTTGATCAAGATATACAGAATCTGTCTGGAAGCAGATCATATTCACCTACGCTGTCCCGGGAACATCTCTTTTCTGGGATGCATCATTCAGATCTTTTTTCCGAAGAAGCAAAAAACTGTAAAGTACGCAGGAAACTGGGATCCGGAGTCAGATCAACCACTTAGTTACAGACTTCAGAAATGGATCCTGAATAATCGCTTTCTATCCCGCAACATCAAAGTTCTGGTGTATGGGAAATGGAAAAATCAGTCAGATAACATCATCCCTTTCTTTACTGCAAGCTTTTCCGAAGAGGAGATTTCTCCGGTGAATAAAGAATTTGATAAGAGTTTAAAATTCATGTTCGTAGGATCCTTATCAGAGGGAAAAAGACCCTTAATTGCAATTAAACTGGTAGAGGCATTAATTTCACAAGGTGTTGATGCAAGTTTAAAACTCTATGGAAATGGGGTTTTACTGGAGGAGCTTGAAGATTATATAAAGAATTCAACGTTTTCAGAAGCTATTAGCATAGTGGGTTTTAGAAACAAGAAGGAGCTGAAGCAGCGTTATCGGGAATCAAATTTTCTTGTTCTGCCTTCCAAATCTGAAGGCTGGCCAAAGGCACTAGCTGAGGCTATGTTTTTTGGCTGCATTCCTGTTGCCACTAACGTATCCTGTGTTTCTTGGATGATGGGAGAAGGGGAAAGAGGAGTTGTTATTCCTGCAGATCCAGACCATGCAAAAAAAATCATTCTGGATAAACTGGAAAACAGAAATGCATTGAAAGCGATTTCAAAAAATGCGCAAAAATGGTCGCAGCAGTACACATTGGAACGATTTGAAACCGAGATCAGGAAATTTTTATGA
- a CDS encoding glycosyltransferase family 2 protein, which produces MNLAKLNFNLIVCTYKRAESLLRLLRSVQTQSLDPDRILIIDGSPDNNTAKMLEANQILNLEYFKVDEHDRGLTRQRNYGIKRLNTDCDIVCFLDDDVILEKDYFRKIIGTFILKPEALAVSGYISNDVDWQKVEDADETDKDLFTYDGWSRVEGSRFGMRRKFGLAPDKAPGMMPDFSHGYSTAFLPPSNKIYEVEMMMGGISSYRTGIFKEMSFSEYFEGYGLYEDADFSLRLAKKGKLFVNTAARLEHHHDTAGRPDVFKYGKMVLRNGYYVWRVKYSNPSLKATLKWHATALLLTSIRFSNVLTSKIKKEAFFEAAGRLSGWFSLFINAPKPTSYQ; this is translated from the coding sequence ATGAACTTAGCAAAACTGAATTTTAACCTGATTGTTTGCACCTATAAAAGAGCAGAGTCCCTGCTGAGGTTGCTGAGATCTGTACAAACTCAGTCACTCGATCCAGATCGTATCTTAATCATCGATGGATCGCCTGATAATAATACGGCTAAGATGCTAGAAGCGAATCAAATTCTTAATCTTGAATATTTTAAGGTTGATGAACATGATCGAGGTTTGACCAGGCAGCGAAATTATGGAATAAAAAGACTTAATACAGATTGCGATATTGTTTGCTTTCTGGATGATGATGTTATCCTGGAGAAAGACTATTTCCGCAAAATTATTGGAACTTTTATTCTTAAACCTGAAGCTCTGGCAGTTTCAGGATATATCAGTAATGATGTAGACTGGCAGAAAGTTGAAGATGCTGATGAAACTGATAAAGACCTGTTTACCTACGACGGTTGGAGCAGAGTGGAAGGCTCGAGGTTTGGTATGCGTCGAAAATTTGGACTTGCTCCAGATAAAGCACCAGGAATGATGCCCGATTTTTCTCATGGATATTCGACTGCATTTCTACCTCCCTCGAATAAGATCTACGAAGTGGAAATGATGATGGGAGGAATATCTTCTTACCGAACGGGTATTTTCAAAGAAATGTCATTCTCAGAATATTTTGAAGGTTACGGACTTTACGAGGATGCCGATTTTTCCCTTCGACTGGCCAAAAAGGGAAAGCTTTTTGTAAATACTGCGGCCAGGTTAGAGCATCATCATGATACCGCTGGTAGGCCAGATGTTTTTAAATACGGTAAAATGGTATTGCGTAATGGATATTATGTCTGGCGTGTTAAATATTCCAATCCCTCTTTAAAAGCTACACTAAAATGGCATGCCACCGCTTTGCTGCTTACTAGCATTAGGTTCTCCAATGTTCTTACCTCAAAAATTAAAAAAGAAGCTTTCTTTGAAGCTGCAGGTCGTTTAAGTGGATGGTTCAGTCTATTTATTAATGCCCCAAAACCTACAAGCTATCAATGA
- a CDS encoding glycosyltransferase family A protein: MIIISHHRAEELVSVSRNAEELSNFAVDLTQVFWQLCHKFPEDLIIWKEDSVQFEEHNISHIFPHSLIMASHPVANYFIGDEIGYVDQLPFVNPKLEVRYPTWRMSTDVGGIYGKTAQQFEDTFKHIKSFGYLLNSMAKTGQQNSLFCYSDPALVQSKLENKKLPTRNTSVLFSFVGQHYKKVRLLILFFCFLKYERKFPLISLLKALFKTSYFPLNVDLPQPELPESNNIPDSEKIDVIIPTLGRPQHLKNVLFDLRNQQMKPEKVIIVEQNPNSNSSSDLNYLKTEEWPFQIIHHFINQTGACNARNLALKEVKSDLVFFADDDIRFEADMLSKAVTEMRKLNIDALNLNTLQLGEKTEFSKMKQWGVFASGASIVRSKFAKKVSFSLAFEHGFGEDNDYGMKLRKLGCDIIYHSQIILQHLKVASGGFRYVMQDEKIVSSQKPKPSPTFMLLVNRHYNNIMRRGYKVNLFLKFYSRQSVRNPIRYFSVMERRWEISEQKAMELQQQSNSTSR, encoded by the coding sequence GTGATTATTATCAGTCATCATAGGGCAGAGGAATTAGTTAGTGTGAGCAGAAATGCTGAGGAACTGAGTAATTTTGCTGTTGATCTCACCCAGGTTTTCTGGCAACTCTGTCACAAATTTCCTGAGGATCTCATTATATGGAAAGAGGACAGCGTACAGTTTGAAGAGCATAATATTTCTCACATTTTCCCGCACTCTTTAATCATGGCGTCTCATCCTGTTGCGAATTATTTTATCGGAGATGAGATCGGCTATGTGGACCAACTTCCTTTTGTAAATCCAAAGCTGGAGGTGAGATATCCAACCTGGAGAATGAGCACCGATGTTGGAGGCATCTATGGAAAAACAGCACAGCAATTTGAGGATACATTTAAACATATTAAAAGCTTTGGTTATTTGCTGAATTCCATGGCGAAAACTGGTCAGCAAAATTCTCTTTTTTGTTATAGTGATCCGGCTCTCGTACAAAGTAAGCTAGAGAATAAAAAACTACCAACTCGAAATACTTCAGTTCTTTTCAGTTTCGTTGGTCAGCATTACAAAAAAGTTAGGCTTCTCATCTTGTTCTTCTGTTTTCTGAAATATGAAAGAAAGTTCCCTTTGATTTCGTTGCTGAAGGCTCTATTTAAAACATCTTATTTCCCCCTGAATGTAGATCTGCCCCAACCTGAGTTACCAGAATCCAACAACATTCCTGATTCAGAAAAAATCGATGTGATCATTCCCACACTGGGCAGACCGCAGCATCTGAAAAATGTTCTGTTCGATCTCAGAAATCAGCAAATGAAACCTGAAAAAGTGATCATTGTTGAGCAGAATCCAAATTCTAACTCCAGTTCAGATTTGAATTATTTGAAAACGGAAGAATGGCCGTTTCAAATCATACACCATTTTATCAATCAGACAGGTGCCTGTAATGCCAGAAATTTAGCATTGAAAGAAGTTAAATCAGATCTTGTTTTCTTTGCAGATGATGATATTCGTTTTGAAGCCGATATGCTGTCCAAAGCAGTTACAGAGATGCGAAAACTAAATATTGACGCTTTGAATTTAAACACGTTGCAGCTCGGAGAAAAAACAGAATTTTCAAAGATGAAACAATGGGGAGTTTTTGCTTCCGGAGCTTCTATTGTACGCTCTAAGTTTGCTAAGAAAGTTAGTTTCTCACTTGCTTTTGAACATGGATTTGGAGAGGATAATGATTATGGGATGAAATTGAGAAAACTGGGTTGTGATATCATATATCATTCTCAAATTATCTTACAACATCTTAAAGTTGCCTCAGGAGGATTCAGATATGTTATGCAGGATGAAAAAATAGTCTCTTCCCAAAAACCTAAGCCTTCTCCAACATTTATGTTGTTGGTGAATAGACATTATAACAATATAATGCGGAGAGGATATAAAGTAAATTTGTTTTTAAAATTCTATTCCAGGCAGTCGGTAAGAAATCCAATACGGTATTTTTCAGTGATGGAAAGAAGATGGGAGATCAGCGAGCAGAAAGCTATGGAACTGCAACAACAATCCAATAGCACAAGTAGATAA
- a CDS encoding glycosyltransferase family 4 protein gives MHIAFLTPEYPDLPDSNSGGLGTSIKNLATALNGFERIKVSIIVYDQKKDHFFQKNNLNFHLVAKKNYAFGGWYRYRKYLEKTINDLAVKENIDIIEAADWTGITAFMNLEVPLLIRLHGSDAYFCDLEGRKQKWKNHWFEKKSLRNADHIVSVSDFTGKKTMQIFGLDRTYHVIPNGIDAEKFKASTKTPKTKQLLYFGSLIRKKGFLKLAEIFNLVVLQNPETKLVIAGKDVTDFQVHKSTWEVFQSILIPEAVKNVRYLGQVDYQSIIGLLEESTVVVLPSFAEAFPMTWLEAMAMEKAMVTSNIGWANEIMVQGETGFMEHPQDHIAFAQRILKLLEDENLRKRMGLRARNKIQEEFRSSIIAGINLNYYKKVLKRSTE, from the coding sequence ATGCATATTGCTTTTCTAACCCCTGAATATCCCGATCTTCCTGATTCAAATTCCGGGGGACTTGGCACCAGTATTAAGAATCTGGCTACGGCCTTAAATGGATTTGAAAGGATTAAGGTGAGCATTATTGTTTATGATCAGAAAAAGGATCATTTTTTCCAGAAGAACAATTTAAATTTTCACCTGGTCGCTAAGAAAAATTATGCCTTTGGAGGTTGGTATAGATACCGAAAGTATTTGGAAAAAACTATAAACGATCTTGCAGTAAAAGAAAATATAGATATTATTGAGGCAGCTGACTGGACTGGGATCACTGCTTTTATGAATTTAGAAGTTCCTTTATTGATAAGACTTCATGGCAGCGATGCTTATTTTTGCGATTTGGAAGGAAGGAAACAGAAATGGAAAAATCATTGGTTCGAAAAAAAATCTTTAAGAAATGCAGATCATATAGTTTCTGTTAGTGATTTTACCGGAAAAAAGACTATGCAGATTTTTGGATTAGATAGAACTTACCATGTTATTCCAAACGGGATTGATGCTGAAAAATTTAAAGCTTCAACAAAGACGCCGAAAACTAAACAACTTCTTTATTTTGGAAGTCTTATTCGAAAAAAAGGATTTTTGAAGCTAGCCGAGATATTTAACCTGGTTGTCCTTCAAAATCCTGAGACAAAACTGGTAATTGCCGGCAAAGATGTAACAGATTTTCAAGTTCATAAAAGTACCTGGGAAGTTTTTCAATCTATACTTATTCCAGAAGCCGTCAAAAATGTGAGATATTTGGGACAGGTAGATTATCAATCTATAATTGGTTTGCTGGAAGAGTCGACAGTTGTGGTGTTGCCAAGCTTTGCTGAGGCTTTTCCCATGACCTGGCTTGAAGCAATGGCTATGGAGAAGGCCATGGTAACTTCAAACATCGGTTGGGCCAATGAAATTATGGTTCAGGGAGAAACTGGATTTATGGAGCATCCCCAAGATCACATTGCGTTTGCTCAAAGAATATTGAAATTGCTGGAAGATGAGAATCTTCGGAAAAGGATGGGATTAAGAGCCAGGAATAAAATTCAGGAGGAGTTTAGGTCCTCAATAATTGCCGGAATAAACCTGAATTATTATAAAAAGGTTTTAAAAAGATCAACTGAGTGA
- a CDS encoding glycosyltransferase family 4 protein, with amino-acid sequence MKQVAVVCNYKLNPSRIGGMDRFFVAYDRKCKAHGCVVKWFFSSGKRFSFYKDLDIEICRDSSVENCFLKFQRKEKREFDFVVTHFVELCTSFFRGVKNNGQPYVISVDHNPRPLNGFPLNKRLKNKLKGSLNSKYIDRFIGVSKYTRNQILNDYGHGLRSKTEVIYNGIDTDVYKKRAEENFGKFIVASHLRPSKGIQDLIHAVAILPTEFKNMIEIDIFGEGPMEQELKEMVKKRNLVEHFNFKGSSPDLPDLFQHYFYMLQPTYMECFSLSILESLASNVPVITTTVGGNTEVIVDGQNGFIFEAGNVLELSKIIEEILSKKRTISKPVHKVVEENYYLDKMVGDHAALLNL; translated from the coding sequence ATGAAGCAGGTGGCGGTAGTATGCAATTACAAATTGAATCCTTCCCGAATAGGCGGGATGGACCGGTTTTTTGTTGCTTATGATCGAAAATGTAAAGCGCATGGATGCGTCGTCAAATGGTTTTTTTCTAGCGGTAAGCGATTTAGTTTTTATAAAGATCTGGACATTGAAATTTGCCGAGACTCTTCAGTAGAAAATTGCTTCTTAAAGTTTCAGCGAAAAGAAAAGCGGGAATTTGACTTTGTAGTGACTCATTTTGTAGAATTGTGTACGTCGTTTTTTAGAGGGGTTAAGAACAATGGGCAGCCATATGTCATTTCTGTTGATCATAACCCAAGACCCTTAAACGGTTTTCCATTAAATAAGAGATTGAAAAATAAACTGAAAGGCAGTCTTAATTCAAAATATATCGATCGCTTTATCGGAGTTTCAAAATATACCCGAAATCAGATCCTCAACGATTATGGTCACGGGCTTCGTTCTAAAACTGAAGTGATCTACAATGGTATTGATACAGATGTTTATAAAAAACGTGCTGAAGAAAACTTTGGAAAATTTATTGTGGCTTCGCATTTAAGACCTTCAAAAGGAATACAGGATCTGATCCATGCCGTAGCTATCCTGCCGACAGAATTTAAAAACATGATTGAAATCGATATTTTCGGTGAAGGTCCCATGGAACAGGAGCTGAAGGAGATGGTAAAAAAAAGGAATTTGGTAGAGCATTTCAATTTTAAAGGAAGTTCACCAGATCTGCCAGATCTTTTTCAGCATTACTTTTATATGCTTCAGCCAACATATATGGAATGTTTCAGCTTATCTATCCTGGAAAGCCTGGCTTCCAACGTTCCGGTGATTACCACTACGGTAGGAGGAAATACAGAGGTTATCGTTGATGGACAGAATGGATTTATATTTGAAGCCGGAAATGTGCTGGAGCTTTCAAAAATTATCGAGGAAATACTTTCGAAGAAAAGGACTATTTCAAAACCTGTTCACAAAGTAGTGGAAGAAAACTATTATCTTGATAAAATGGTCGGCGACCACGCGGCCCTTTTAAACCTGTGA
- the neuC gene encoding UDP-N-acetylglucosamine 2-epimerase: protein MKKVLFLTGTRADFGKVKPLIQILEQEPGFEVFLFVTGMHMQYEYGLTLLEIERCNFSNIHTFQNQTKETTMDLSLAKTIEGLSQYATQIHPDLIVVHGDRIETLAGAIVGSLNNILVAHIEGGEISGTIDELLRHSVSKLCHIHFVANQEAGNRLIQMGEIEESIFEIGSPDIDVMASEKLPDIQTVKDYYEIEFGEYAILLFHPVTTEIEELQNQLDVLMDTLQESDKNFVVIYPNNDLGSSKIISQYNRILKPDHRFRIIPSLRFEYFLSLLKNCEFIIGNSSAGVREAPFYNIPAINLGSRQNNRSKNSEIINIDYSKKEILKAISSATKSVAFDASIEFGKGDSAVLFLNTLKSKQIWDLNHQKQFKEI, encoded by the coding sequence ATGAAAAAAGTGCTATTTCTTACCGGGACCAGAGCTGATTTTGGTAAAGTAAAACCACTAATCCAGATCCTCGAACAGGAACCAGGATTTGAAGTATTCCTGTTTGTAACTGGAATGCATATGCAGTACGAGTATGGGTTAACACTTCTGGAAATAGAACGCTGTAACTTTTCCAATATTCATACATTTCAGAATCAAACGAAAGAAACGACGATGGATCTCAGCCTGGCAAAAACCATCGAGGGTCTTTCACAATACGCCACCCAGATTCATCCAGATTTGATCGTAGTACATGGAGATCGCATAGAGACTTTAGCCGGGGCAATTGTAGGCTCTTTAAATAATATCCTGGTTGCACACATTGAGGGTGGTGAGATCTCTGGTACCATAGATGAACTGTTGCGACACAGCGTATCCAAATTATGCCATATCCATTTTGTGGCTAATCAGGAAGCCGGAAATCGTCTCATTCAAATGGGCGAAATTGAGGAATCGATTTTTGAGATAGGTTCGCCGGATATTGATGTAATGGCTTCGGAAAAACTACCAGATATTCAAACCGTAAAAGATTATTATGAAATTGAATTTGGTGAATATGCCATACTACTATTCCATCCGGTTACTACTGAAATTGAGGAACTACAAAATCAACTAGATGTGCTAATGGATACTCTTCAGGAGAGCGATAAAAACTTTGTCGTAATTTATCCTAACAATGATCTTGGAAGTTCCAAGATCATTTCCCAATATAATCGTATACTCAAACCAGATCATCGCTTCAGGATAATTCCTTCCCTTAGATTCGAATATTTTCTAAGCTTACTTAAAAATTGTGAATTCATCATAGGTAATAGCAGTGCAGGTGTAAGAGAAGCTCCATTTTATAATATTCCTGCGATCAATCTTGGGAGCAGGCAAAATAACCGAAGCAAAAATTCTGAAATAATCAATATAGATTATAGTAAAAAAGAAATTCTGAAGGCTATATCATCTGCCACTAAAAGTGTAGCGTTTGATGCTTCGATAGAGTTCGGTAAAGGAGATAGCGCTGTATTATTTCTGAATACCTTAAAAAGTAAGCAGATATGGGATTTAAATCATCAGAAACAATTCAAGGAAATCTAG
- a CDS encoding N-acetylneuraminate synthase family protein, with translation MNPLIEIAGRKIGQDFPPLVIAEIGINHEGSLKVAKEMVDAARRAGVEMIKHQTHIVEDEMSSEAREVIPGNADISIYEIMKRCALNEEDELELKNYVEKQGMIFISTPFSRAAANRLQNFEVPAFKIGSGECNNYPLLEHIANFGKPVILSTGMNNIEAIKRAVAIFDKAKVPVALLHTTNLYPTPPHLVRLGAMQQLSAAFPKKVFGLSDHTLNNNSCLAAVALGASILERHFTDHMHRTGPDIACSMDEEACRRLIIDSSEIALMRGGTKKAAEEEQVTIDFAFASICTIQPVKEGEIFTKDNIWVKRPGKGGIAASAFNEVIGKKASRNISNDRQLQPDDIIDFKPKF, from the coding sequence ATGAATCCTTTAATTGAAATTGCAGGTCGTAAAATTGGCCAGGATTTTCCGCCTTTGGTTATTGCAGAAATAGGGATCAATCACGAGGGTTCTCTCAAAGTTGCCAAGGAAATGGTAGATGCGGCCAGGAGGGCTGGTGTAGAAATGATCAAGCACCAAACTCATATTGTGGAAGATGAAATGAGTAGTGAAGCCCGTGAAGTTATTCCGGGAAATGCCGATATTTCCATCTACGAGATCATGAAGCGTTGTGCATTAAATGAAGAAGATGAACTTGAGCTTAAAAATTATGTGGAAAAGCAAGGGATGATCTTTATAAGTACTCCATTTTCAAGAGCTGCAGCTAACAGATTACAAAATTTTGAGGTTCCGGCCTTTAAAATTGGCAGTGGTGAATGCAATAACTATCCTCTTTTGGAACATATCGCTAACTTCGGTAAACCTGTTATTTTAAGCACCGGTATGAATAATATCGAAGCTATTAAAAGGGCCGTTGCTATTTTTGATAAGGCCAAGGTTCCTGTGGCCTTGCTTCATACCACCAACCTATATCCAACTCCACCACATTTGGTAAGACTTGGAGCTATGCAGCAATTAAGCGCAGCATTTCCTAAAAAGGTTTTCGGCCTTTCTGATCATACGCTGAATAATAATTCCTGTCTGGCAGCAGTTGCTTTAGGAGCATCGATCCTTGAACGACATTTTACCGATCATATGCATCGAACCGGTCCCGATATCGCCTGTAGTATGGATGAAGAAGCTTGTAGACGTTTAATTATTGATAGTTCAGAAATCGCTCTGATGAGAGGTGGAACCAAAAAAGCTGCTGAAGAAGAACAGGTAACCATAGATTTTGCTTTTGCTTCCATTTGTACTATCCAGCCTGTAAAAGAAGGCGAAATTTTCACCAAAGATAATATCTGGGTAAAAAGACCGGGAAAAGGGGGGATTGCCGCCTCTGCTTTCAACGAAGTTATAGGAAAAAAAGCTTCGAGAAATATTAGCAATGATCGCCAGCTACAACCTGATGATATTATCGATTTTAAACCAAAGTTTTAA
- a CDS encoding acylneuraminate cytidylyltransferase family protein, producing the protein MKTLAIIPARKYSRRLPGKNYKELGGLPLFWHSVNYARINSEIIDEIIISTDDSIIIDIAKNENLRVIERPVNLGKDTTSTLEVLIHVLENIKEKYDCVILLQPTNPLRPKNLLIDCWKTILDTNSESLFTVSRNHRKFGKIENDNFKPFNYTFGQRSQELEPLYYENGLLYIAKADMIKNGKLMDENSFPYIVDHPFAEVDIDEQVDFDYAEFLINRIDNQ; encoded by the coding sequence TTGAAAACACTCGCAATCATTCCTGCACGAAAATACTCCAGAAGACTACCGGGTAAAAATTACAAGGAGCTGGGAGGTTTACCCTTGTTTTGGCACAGTGTTAATTATGCCAGGATTAATTCAGAAATTATCGATGAGATAATTATTAGTACAGATGATTCCATAATCATTGATATAGCAAAAAACGAGAATCTTAGAGTTATAGAACGTCCTGTTAACCTTGGAAAAGATACCACTTCGACTCTGGAGGTTTTAATTCATGTTCTGGAAAATATAAAAGAAAAATATGATTGTGTTATTCTGCTGCAACCAACAAATCCTTTAAGGCCGAAAAATCTTTTAATTGATTGCTGGAAAACTATATTGGATACAAACTCTGAAAGTCTTTTTACTGTAAGTAGAAATCATAGAAAATTCGGCAAAATTGAAAACGATAATTTTAAGCCATTCAATTATACCTTTGGTCAAAGAAGTCAAGAGCTGGAACCGCTTTATTATGAAAACGGACTTCTTTATATTGCCAAAGCTGATATGATAAAGAATGGAAAATTAATGGATGAAAACAGTTTTCCTTACATTGTAGATCACCCATTCGCAGAGGTAGACATAGATGAACAGGTAGATTTCGACTATGCTGAATTTTTAATCAACAGAATAGATAATCAATGA
- a CDS encoding glycosyltransferase family 2 protein: protein MDCSILISTRNRISELKVTLSSIDKKIGEDVEILVCDDNSSDGTFNYLKNNFPKIRVFQNSKRMGYLFNRNLLMSKVRTKFAMSLDDDASLISEKPLKKCKEYFEKHPSCGVIAFRIFWGRSLPSNFNHSENSKRVKSFVGCGHIWRMDAWRGIPSYPEWFKFYGEENFASFQLLKKDWEIHYVPEILINHRVDNIKRQKDKDFYRRRSNALKADWFNILLFYPTKNAARLIFYSIVKQFEKAWIQRDSKVLISLFKSMIGILLNLDNILKERNQLTQKEFRKWKGLSNTQIYWSPNN from the coding sequence ATGGACTGCTCAATTCTAATTAGTACCAGAAATCGCATCTCGGAATTAAAAGTTACATTATCTTCTATTGATAAAAAAATTGGGGAAGATGTAGAAATCCTGGTTTGTGACGATAATTCAAGCGATGGAACTTTCAATTATTTAAAAAATAATTTTCCGAAGATCAGGGTTTTTCAAAACTCAAAACGAATGGGGTATTTATTCAACAGGAATCTATTGATGTCTAAAGTCCGGACAAAATTTGCAATGAGCCTGGACGATGATGCCAGTCTAATAAGCGAAAAGCCTTTAAAGAAATGTAAAGAGTATTTTGAAAAGCATCCTTCATGTGGAGTAATCGCCTTCAGGATTTTTTGGGGTAGAAGTTTGCCTTCAAATTTTAATCATTCTGAGAATTCTAAAAGAGTAAAAAGTTTTGTTGGCTGCGGTCATATTTGGCGTATGGATGCCTGGCGTGGAATTCCAAGTTATCCGGAATGGTTTAAATTCTACGGCGAAGAAAATTTTGCATCATTTCAGCTTTTGAAGAAGGACTGGGAAATACATTACGTGCCAGAAATTTTAATTAACCATCGGGTAGATAATATCAAGAGACAAAAAGACAAGGATTTTTACAGACGGCGAAGCAACGCATTAAAAGCTGACTGGTTTAATATTTTACTTTTCTATCCTACCAAAAATGCAGCTAGACTGATATTTTATTCGATTGTTAAACAGTTTGAAAAAGCCTGGATTCAAAGAGACTCGAAGGTTTTGATAAGTCTATTTAAATCAATGATCGGAATATTATTAAACTTAGATAACATTTTGAAGGAAAGGAATCAATTAACTCAAAAAGAGTTTAGAAAATGGAAAGGCTTATCGAACACTCAAATTTACTGGTCGCCAAATAATTAA